The Arthrobacter sp. V1I7 genome includes a region encoding these proteins:
- a CDS encoding DUF4192 domain-containing protein codes for MNDAIRISSPADILGFIPHTLGFVPRESFVFLTMRGKTLGATLRVDVPVSTEPAGFARTMVDYLALDTQATAVLLAIYTASTLALGQPRPFHDYVEAVIEALDSAGTPLQDAWLVTPSHWQNLLCDSDAGCCAPESLESITDGQLNAELVFRGSSYQKAPGTSYTPFAGPADREEQIRHALPGVLGAELGPGRELWAEALTRDGWTDPQTAVELLACFQRPDLRDTLLCNVIDPELPDAEGSGNLLMGEGIAPDWNRVDRAQETARDLIDAAPEGYRAPLLTLIGWLAYLKGQSSVAADHFRLALADTPGYRLAELMDQLVSRGTIAPVAKNQVTAYKRHC; via the coding sequence ATGAACGACGCAATCCGCATCTCCAGCCCGGCCGACATCCTCGGCTTCATCCCGCACACCCTCGGGTTCGTACCGCGGGAATCCTTCGTGTTCCTGACCATGCGGGGCAAGACGCTGGGCGCGACGCTCCGCGTCGACGTCCCCGTGTCCACGGAACCCGCCGGTTTCGCCCGGACCATGGTGGACTACCTCGCGCTGGACACTCAGGCCACGGCGGTGCTGCTGGCCATCTACACGGCCAGCACCCTCGCCCTCGGACAGCCCCGCCCCTTCCACGACTATGTCGAGGCCGTCATTGAGGCGCTGGACAGTGCAGGTACCCCGCTGCAGGACGCGTGGCTGGTCACCCCGTCCCACTGGCAAAACCTGCTGTGTGACAGCGACGCCGGGTGCTGCGCGCCCGAATCGCTGGAATCCATCACGGACGGGCAGCTGAACGCGGAACTGGTGTTCCGTGGCAGCAGCTACCAAAAGGCGCCCGGCACCAGCTACACGCCGTTCGCAGGCCCGGCAGACAGGGAGGAGCAGATCCGTCACGCGCTCCCGGGAGTGCTCGGCGCGGAGCTGGGTCCGGGCCGGGAACTGTGGGCAGAGGCCCTGACCCGGGACGGCTGGACGGATCCGCAGACAGCGGTGGAGTTGCTGGCGTGCTTCCAGCGTCCGGACCTGCGGGACACGTTGCTCTGCAATGTCATCGATCCGGAGCTGCCGGACGCCGAGGGAAGCGGGAATCTGCTCATGGGGGAGGGTATCGCCCCGGACTGGAACCGGGTGGACCGGGCGCAGGAAACCGCCCGGGATCTCATCGACGCCGCGCCGGAAGGCTACCGGGCGCCCCTGCTGACCTTGATTGGATGGCTGGCGTACCTGAAAGGTCAGTCGTCAGTAGCTGCGGACCACTTCAGGCTTGCTCTGGCTGATACGCCGGGCTACAGGCTCGCGGAACTGATGGACCAGCTGGTGAGCCGGGGAACCATCGCCCCGGTCGCGAAGAACCAGGTAACCGCCTATAAGCGGCACTGCTAA
- a CDS encoding ParB/RepB/Spo0J family partition protein — MNTTPTLEMLDPATLTVDINVRKDAALTADFIASIKEHGVLEPVIAHRKDDGTVHVLMGQRRTRAAVEAGRTSIPVMIIESPEEAERIVTQVVENIQRAELTEADEADAYHQLSLIGVSAATIAKKTGRTKTTVEGALKAKSSDAGSAALGKGYTIDEALIMAEFEGNQDATEELESVIADEPDQLLHVAQMLRDRRDRAAALAALIAELEAQGKTIVEDAGHYANEENLYVAAATRADGEPATDEDANAYLISTDYRGQHNANPVITGWKNLGFTPKYERHDGGTQAQKGPMTEEQKSERKTLIANSREMDSATKVRREFVKTLLSRKTAPKGWQYFTVHAITHDPETASSYDGKVATEMIGAKTGEDTDRWGWNPLRDHTAKTTARPEFSLIALICAGYEKTIQKDSWRSAEKRHFHYLNQLTIWGYTASAVEQIIIDKHTTDTE; from the coding sequence ATGAACACCACACCCACCCTCGAAATGCTCGACCCGGCCACCCTGACCGTGGACATCAACGTCCGCAAAGACGCCGCCCTAACCGCCGATTTCATTGCCAGCATCAAAGAGCACGGCGTGCTGGAACCCGTCATCGCCCACCGCAAGGACGATGGGACCGTGCACGTCCTGATGGGACAGCGCCGCACCCGCGCGGCTGTCGAAGCCGGGCGCACCAGCATCCCGGTAATGATCATCGAATCCCCCGAGGAAGCCGAACGCATCGTGACCCAGGTCGTGGAGAACATCCAGCGCGCCGAACTGACCGAAGCGGACGAAGCGGACGCCTACCACCAGCTATCGCTGATCGGCGTCTCCGCCGCCACGATCGCCAAGAAAACCGGACGCACCAAGACCACCGTGGAAGGGGCACTGAAAGCCAAGTCCTCCGACGCCGGATCCGCCGCCCTCGGCAAGGGATACACCATTGATGAAGCGCTCATCATGGCCGAATTTGAAGGGAACCAGGACGCGACCGAGGAGTTAGAGTCCGTGATCGCGGACGAACCCGATCAGCTCCTGCACGTCGCGCAGATGCTCCGGGACCGCCGCGACCGCGCCGCCGCCCTCGCCGCACTCATCGCCGAGCTGGAAGCCCAGGGCAAGACCATCGTGGAGGACGCCGGACACTACGCCAACGAAGAGAACCTGTACGTCGCGGCCGCCACGCGGGCCGACGGGGAACCGGCCACCGACGAGGACGCCAACGCCTACCTGATCAGCACCGACTACCGGGGCCAGCACAACGCCAACCCCGTCATCACCGGCTGGAAGAACCTCGGTTTCACCCCGAAGTACGAACGCCACGACGGCGGCACCCAGGCCCAGAAAGGCCCGATGACCGAGGAACAGAAAAGCGAGCGGAAGACCCTGATCGCGAACAGCCGCGAGATGGACAGCGCCACCAAGGTCAGGCGTGAATTTGTGAAGACCCTGCTGTCGCGGAAGACCGCGCCGAAGGGCTGGCAGTACTTCACCGTCCACGCCATCACCCACGACCCCGAAACCGCCAGCAGCTACGACGGCAAAGTCGCCACCGAAATGATCGGGGCCAAAACCGGAGAGGACACCGACCGGTGGGGCTGGAACCCGCTGCGGGACCACACCGCCAAAACCACCGCCCGGCCCGAGTTCTCCCTGATCGCCCTAATCTGCGCCGGGTATGAAAAGACCATCCAAAAAGACTCATGGCGAAGCGCCGAAAAGCGGCACTTCCACTACCTGAACCAGCTCACCATCTGGGGCTACACCGCAAGCGCCGTGGAACAGATCATCATCGACAAGCACACCACCGACACCGAGTAA
- a CDS encoding DUF6602 domain-containing protein — protein sequence MTSDVKQEPGEPKVQRYWAAVAKRLGIESREMAGLINHNGERGRANEDSFGALFVKMLPPSVRVATGEIIDAEGGASPQIDTLVLSNTVHPILFAQTEEMLFPVESVLLCVEVKSTLTSEEVADIAKKVQKHRKLKSSTGEVPSFAVFAHKAGGTPKTIAKWFFDLEPQCRPEFFLVNDSAVFGVADASIGGGYRVVMPIAPAPGETDTYPFNDPATAGPGSWKPIGLPKGDQVRVDHGAAMLLFVRESLKALSERKHAEIDWLAGYLEKIQQQHIRYVPQEDGLIERP from the coding sequence GTGACTAGTGATGTGAAGCAGGAACCGGGTGAGCCAAAGGTGCAGCGCTACTGGGCCGCCGTAGCCAAACGTCTCGGCATTGAATCACGCGAGATGGCGGGGCTCATCAACCATAACGGGGAACGTGGGCGCGCCAACGAGGATTCTTTTGGAGCACTCTTTGTGAAAATGCTGCCTCCGTCGGTCCGGGTAGCGACAGGAGAGATCATCGATGCAGAAGGTGGGGCGTCGCCTCAAATCGATACCCTGGTTCTCTCGAACACGGTCCATCCCATACTCTTTGCGCAGACAGAGGAGATGCTATTCCCGGTCGAATCGGTTCTGCTCTGCGTCGAAGTGAAATCCACTCTTACTTCGGAGGAAGTTGCCGATATCGCGAAGAAGGTGCAAAAGCACCGGAAGCTCAAGAGCTCCACGGGCGAAGTTCCATCCTTCGCCGTCTTCGCACACAAAGCTGGCGGAACGCCGAAAACCATAGCAAAATGGTTTTTTGACCTAGAACCTCAGTGTCGGCCTGAGTTTTTCCTGGTGAATGATTCTGCCGTTTTTGGGGTGGCTGACGCGTCAATAGGCGGCGGGTACCGCGTCGTGATGCCCATCGCACCGGCCCCTGGAGAAACAGATACGTATCCTTTCAATGATCCCGCGACTGCAGGACCGGGCTCCTGGAAGCCCATTGGTTTACCCAAAGGCGACCAGGTGCGAGTTGATCATGGTGCTGCCATGCTCTTGTTTGTTCGTGAGTCCCTAAAAGCACTAAGCGAGCGAAAGCACGCTGAAATAGACTGGTTGGCTGGCTATCTGGAAAAAATCCAGCAACAGCACATTCGCTACGTACCCCAAGAGGACGGATTGATCGAGAGGCCGTAG
- a CDS encoding DUF4411 family protein, which translates to MGEVYVLDSSAMETLNSLVTAGHSIFDKLDELNEDESILFCDTVKDECRTLFQGEKIAIWVNPVWRTFRGRGAVAYTDCQEVLAEVEDLLDDDQDESEAQALRTMALAYKWAEHHTVVVVSDEETTLEDRCTVREACDALQMKCMTVAEFLARI; encoded by the coding sequence ATGGGCGAAGTCTACGTATTGGATAGCTCCGCCATGGAGACGCTTAATTCCTTGGTCACGGCCGGTCATTCGATCTTCGACAAGTTGGACGAGCTCAATGAGGACGAGTCCATCCTGTTTTGCGACACCGTCAAGGATGAGTGTCGAACGCTGTTTCAGGGCGAAAAAATTGCTATTTGGGTCAACCCCGTCTGGCGTACTTTTCGTGGCCGTGGAGCTGTTGCCTATACGGACTGCCAGGAGGTACTTGCCGAGGTTGAGGACCTCCTGGATGACGATCAGGATGAGTCTGAGGCTCAGGCGCTGAGAACGATGGCCTTGGCCTACAAGTGGGCAGAGCACCATACGGTTGTCGTCGTCTCAGATGAGGAGACGACTCTGGAGGATCGGTGCACCGTCAGGGAAGCGTGCGATGCCCTCCAGATGAAGTGCATGACGGTGGCGGAGTTCCTGGCGCGGATCTGA
- a CDS encoding ImmA/IrrE family metallo-endopeptidase — MENAVIQGDVLEWALNDAGVDREKVLASLDAKEVLGARLSGPIPISFEDLQRIAQATRRSAYFFALPKPPRREKESVGANFRAPASNGGKPRPLNPDERAAVRQAKRRQDIAAKLSTSLEFSPVQLMGLRPNESPQHAAARAAEWLGWDRRTQYTLLKSKTKVFVALREALEARGVLTNLIKVEGDSFRGFTLHHSHAPLIFVNATVKSPAARSFTLLHELAHLLQGVDKACGKHDLQSRTSSEAWCNRFAASFLMPQADLKRYMNKQLKKDWVEAGDEYSLGRISNYFKASWFCVAIRLKEEGFADDSLVKYVSGDFQEQEKPGRAPGKTRAQKRLAEFGYGFARLVDAGLSSSRVSEMEARKLFRLNGAELRSLLALGQGSD, encoded by the coding sequence ATGGAAAACGCAGTGATTCAGGGCGATGTCCTTGAGTGGGCGTTAAACGACGCGGGGGTAGATAGAGAAAAGGTCCTCGCATCCCTCGACGCCAAAGAAGTCCTGGGTGCGCGGCTCTCTGGCCCCATTCCTATCTCGTTCGAAGACCTTCAGCGAATTGCGCAGGCGACTCGGCGTTCGGCCTACTTCTTCGCCCTTCCGAAGCCCCCGCGGCGGGAAAAAGAATCAGTTGGCGCAAATTTTCGGGCTCCGGCATCCAATGGTGGCAAGCCAAGACCCCTGAACCCCGACGAACGGGCTGCTGTCCGTCAGGCAAAGCGACGCCAAGACATAGCCGCAAAACTGTCTACAAGTCTTGAATTTTCCCCCGTCCAACTCATGGGACTGCGGCCAAATGAATCACCCCAGCACGCCGCGGCGCGCGCAGCCGAGTGGCTTGGTTGGGACCGCAGAACGCAGTACACACTGCTGAAGAGCAAAACCAAGGTCTTCGTCGCCCTCCGAGAAGCGCTGGAAGCGCGCGGTGTCCTCACAAATCTAATCAAGGTAGAGGGCGACTCTTTCCGAGGTTTCACACTCCATCACTCGCACGCCCCCTTGATCTTCGTCAACGCAACAGTCAAGAGTCCAGCAGCCCGTTCATTTACACTTCTCCACGAACTAGCCCATCTCCTGCAAGGCGTCGACAAAGCCTGCGGTAAACATGATCTGCAATCCCGTACCAGCTCCGAGGCTTGGTGCAACCGCTTTGCCGCTTCGTTCCTCATGCCTCAAGCCGATCTAAAGCGGTACATGAACAAGCAACTCAAAAAGGACTGGGTTGAAGCAGGAGATGAATATTCGTTGGGGCGTATCTCCAACTACTTCAAGGCCAGTTGGTTCTGCGTGGCGATCCGCCTCAAGGAAGAGGGCTTCGCCGATGACTCTCTGGTCAAGTACGTTTCTGGGGACTTTCAGGAGCAGGAAAAACCAGGACGCGCTCCCGGAAAAACCCGTGCTCAGAAACGACTCGCTGAATTTGGTTACGGTTTCGCCCGACTGGTGGATGCCGGGCTTTCCAGCTCCCGCGTTTCTGAGATGGAGGCGCGTAAGCTCTTCCGCCTGAACGGGGCGGAACTTCGCTCCTTGCTGGCCCTCGGTCAGGGGTCCGACTAG
- a CDS encoding recombinase family protein — MLIGYMRVSKADGSQSTDLQRDALLAAGVDPLKLYEDQASGKKDDRPQLAACLKGMNAGDTLLVWKLDRLGRDLRHLVNTVHNLTERGIGLKILTGEGAAIDTTTASGKLVFGIFAALAEFERSLISERTVAGLASARARGRTGGRPYKMTPAKVRLAMAAMGHKETKVGALCTELGVTRQTLYRHVSPSGELRPDGAKLLKSQ, encoded by the coding sequence ATGTTGATCGGCTACATGCGGGTGTCGAAGGCAGACGGGTCGCAGAGCACCGACCTGCAGCGCGACGCACTGCTGGCCGCGGGCGTCGACCCGTTGAAGCTCTACGAGGACCAAGCCTCGGGGAAGAAGGACGACCGCCCCCAACTGGCGGCCTGCCTGAAGGGCATGAATGCCGGCGACACCCTTTTGGTGTGGAAGCTGGACCGGTTGGGCCGGGACCTGCGCCACCTGGTGAATACCGTCCACAACCTGACCGAACGCGGCATCGGGCTAAAGATCCTCACCGGCGAGGGCGCTGCCATCGACACCACCACGGCCTCGGGAAAGCTCGTGTTCGGGATCTTCGCCGCCCTGGCCGAGTTCGAACGCTCCCTCATCTCCGAGCGCACCGTCGCCGGCCTGGCGTCGGCACGGGCCCGCGGACGCACCGGAGGCCGCCCGTACAAGATGACCCCGGCCAAGGTGCGCCTGGCCATGGCCGCCATGGGGCACAAGGAAACCAAGGTCGGTGCCCTCTGCACGGAACTGGGTGTCACCCGCCAAACCCTCTACCGCCACGTCTCCCCGAGCGGGGAGCTGCGGCCCGACGGCGCGAAGCTCCTGAAGTCGCAATAG
- a CDS encoding bifunctional 2-polyprenyl-6-hydroxyphenol methylase/3-demethylubiquinol 3-O-methyltransferase UbiG, with protein sequence MHVTEKYVSKMRNLAVSDVDLEVDARFVDMLIPRGARVLDLGCGIGSAVKALRQRGHEAYGIDPSEPALQVAADLFDASWYRQLRAEDASRSSLEELGLPLSYECVLMAGNVPAFLTSTELQAAFHNTASILTPAGLLVTGTSTNSRGGPRDQDEAADASGLALHSRYSNWHVSPFTDDPWCVSIYKAPGIPATSEGPDGMFILRSWNP encoded by the coding sequence GTGCATGTCACTGAAAAATACGTTTCAAAAATGCGAAATCTGGCCGTCTCGGATGTCGATCTAGAAGTAGACGCTCGTTTCGTCGACATGCTCATCCCCCGCGGAGCGCGAGTGCTTGACCTAGGCTGCGGTATCGGCTCTGCCGTCAAAGCGCTGAGGCAGCGTGGGCACGAGGCCTATGGAATTGATCCATCGGAGCCTGCACTTCAGGTCGCCGCCGACCTGTTCGATGCAAGTTGGTACCGCCAACTGAGGGCCGAAGATGCCTCCAGGTCTTCCTTGGAAGAACTTGGGCTGCCGCTCAGCTACGAGTGCGTCCTCATGGCCGGAAACGTACCAGCCTTCCTGACTTCCACTGAGTTGCAAGCGGCCTTCCACAACACGGCCAGCATCCTCACTCCTGCGGGCCTTCTAGTAACCGGTACCTCAACCAACTCACGCGGCGGTCCTCGTGATCAGGACGAAGCCGCAGACGCTTCGGGCCTAGCCCTTCACAGCCGGTATTCGAACTGGCACGTGAGCCCATTCACCGACGACCCCTGGTGCGTGAGCATCTACAAGGCTCCGGGAATCCCTGCAACATCTGAGGGGCCGGATGGCATGTTCATCCTGCGTTCCTGGAACCCTTAA